The window TAGCCTTTCAGGCGCAGCGCATTGCTGACCACAAAGACCGATGACAGCGCCATGGCGGCGGCCGCCAAAATCGGCGACAGCAGTATGCCAAAGAACGGATACAGCGCGCCGGCCGCCACAGGAATCAGCGCTGCATTATAAATAAAGGCCCAGAATAAGTTTTGGCGGATATTGTTCATAGTGGCGGTGCTCAGCCCAATCGCCGTCGGCACGGCCTGCAGGTTGCCGGACATCAGCACCACATCGGCGGCTTCCATCGCAATATCGGTTCCAGTGCCAATCGCAAGGCCGACATCCGCCTGCGCCAGTGCCGGCGCATCGTTAATGCCGTCACCGACAAAGGCTGTGCAGCCGTATTCTTTTTGCAGCTGCTGCACCGCCTGCACTTTTTCTTCCGGCAAGACTTCCGCAATCACCGTATCGATGTTCAGCTGCCGGGCAATCGCTTCTGCGGTATGGCGGTTATCGCCGGTAATCATCGCTACTTTTATGCCCTGATCATGTAGTGCCTGAATCGCACTGAAGGTGGTTTCCTTGATTGGGTCCGCCACGGCAATAATAGCCGCCAGCTTCTGGTCAATTGCCACATACAGCGGGGTTTTGCCCTGCTCGCCCAGCGCAGCGGCTGTGCCGGCAAAAATATCCGTACTCAGGCCCAGATTCTGCATTAGGCGGTCTGCGCCAATATGCAGCTGCTGTCCGCCGACTTGGGCCTGAATGCCTGCGCCGGTAATGGAGTCAAACGCATCAACATCCGCCAAAGCAATTTGCCTTTGCTCGGCTGCCTGCACAATCGCATGCGCAATCGGATGCTCAGATTTGGCTTCTGCAGAGGCCACTAGGCGCAAGACTTCATGTTCTTCAAAGCCGTTTGTAACTTGGAAATCCGTCAAGGCCGGCTTGCCTTCGGTTAAAGTTCCGGTTTTATCCACCGCTGCCACTTTGGTTTCTTTCAGCAGCTGCAGCGCTTCGCCTTTGCGGAACAGCACGCCCAATTCCGCGCCGCGCCCTGTGCCCACCATAATCGATGTCGGCGTAGCCAAACCCATCGCGCATGGGCAGGCAATAATCAGCACTGCCACGGCATTAATCAAGGCATAGGTCAGGCTTGGCTCAGGGCCAAAGAAGTACCAGACCATAAAAGTTAAGGCCGCCAGCGCCATGACTGCAGGCACAAACCACAGCGTCACCTTATCCACCAAGGCCTGAATCGGCAGTTTTGAACCTTGCGCCTGCTCTACCAGCTGAATAATCTGCGCCAGCACGGAGTCCTGCCCGACAGAAGTCGCCTGCACCGTCAGGCTGCCGTTCTGATTGACTGTGCCGCCCACCACTTGCTGTCCGGCGGTTTTTTCAACCGGAATAGGCTCGCCGCTGATCATCGATTCATCTATATAGCTTTTGCCGGAAATCACTTCGCCGTCTACCGGAACGCGCTCTCCCGGGCGGATCTCCAGCAGCATGCCTGACTTCACCTGATCAATATTCAGTTCAATATACTGCCCGTCCTGCTCTACGCGGGCGGTTTTCGGCTGCATGCCGATCAGGTACTGAATCGCCTGCGACGTCCGGCCTTTGGCTTTGGCTTCCAGATAGCGGCCCAGCAGAATTAAGGCAATAATGACGGCGGCGGCCTCGAAGTACACATAGACAGTGCCTGCCGGCAGCACCTGCGGCATAAAAGTCGCAACACATGAAAAAGCGTAAGCGGAAAGCGTGCCTACCGCCACCAGAGAGTTCATATCCGGCGCGGCACGCAGCAAGGCCGGCACGCCATGCACAAAAAATCTCCGGCCCGGCAGCAGCAGAATCAGCGTGGTTAATGCGAACTGGAGATACCAGCTGTTTTGCGCGCCAATGGTGCTGTAAATCCAATGATGGAATGCGGGAATCATATGCGAGCCCATTTCCAGCACAAAGACCGGCACGGCCAGAATCAAGGCGATGATTAAATCGCGCTTTAAGGTATTTAATTCCTGCTGTTTTTTGTCCGCCTGCGCCTGATCATCTGTTTGCGCCAGCTGCGCTTCATAGCCGGCTTTTTTGACCGCGGCGATAAGGTCAGCCAGCTGGCCGCCCTGAACAAAAGCTTTTTCTGAGGCCAAATTCACTGTGGCGGACTGAACGCCATCGACACTTTTCAGCGCTTTTTCCACACGCGACACGCAGGAGGCGCAGGTCATGCCTGAAATATTCAGCTCAACGGCTCTAGATGCGACAGCAAAGCCGGCTTTCTGCACTTCAGCCTCCAGCGCAGCGGCGTCTACGCTGTTCAGCGCTTTCACCGTGGCTTTTTCAGTGGCTAAATTGACCGATGCCTCAATGACCCCTGCGGTTTTCTTCAGGGCCTTTTCCACGCGGGACACGCAGGAAGCGCAAGTCATGCCTTCTATTTTCAGTTCAATCGTTTTGGATGGAACGTCATAGCCGGCTTTTTCAACCGCCTGAATGACCGCTTGCGCATCAATCGGCTTGGAACTGCTGACTAAGGCTTTTTCAGTCGCTAAATTGACTGACGCCTCTTCTATATTTTCAACTTTCTTTAATGCTTTTTCGACGCGCGACACACAGGAGGCGCAGGTCATGCCTTCTATGTCAAAACTGAACTGATTTTTTACCGATGAATTTGGCATACTCATGTAAACCCCTCATGCATCACTGAATATATTCTATAGCTTAAACTTTGCCATATTGGCAAGGTCAAGCACTTAAGCAGCGGGTTTTTATTGTTCAGTAAATTAGCGCAAAACCGTGATTGGCATGAATGATTCATTGATGATTTTCGCTCTTAAGCTGCGGCGCTTGCATTGCCTCATTTTTTTGCTTTAAATAGTTGTTTTACTTGATTATAGG is drawn from Acinetobacter sp. WCHAc010034 and contains these coding sequences:
- a CDS encoding copper-translocating P-type ATPase — its product is MGSHMIPAFHHWIYSTIGAQNSWYLQFALTTLILLLPGRRFFVHGVPALLRAAPDMNSLVAVGTLSAYAFSCVATFMPQVLPAGTVYVYFEAAAVIIALILLGRYLEAKAKGRTSQAIQYLIGMQPKTARVEQDGQYIELNIDQVKSGMLLEIRPGERVPVDGEVISGKSYIDESMISGEPIPVEKTAGQQVVGGTVNQNGSLTVQATSVGQDSVLAQIIQLVEQAQGSKLPIQALVDKVTLWFVPAVMALAALTFMVWYFFGPEPSLTYALINAVAVLIIACPCAMGLATPTSIMVGTGRGAELGVLFRKGEALQLLKETKVAAVDKTGTLTEGKPALTDFQVTNGFEEHEVLRLVASAEAKSEHPIAHAIVQAAEQRQIALADVDAFDSITGAGIQAQVGGQQLHIGADRLMQNLGLSTDIFAGTAAALGEQGKTPLYVAIDQKLAAIIAVADPIKETTFSAIQALHDQGIKVAMITGDNRHTAEAIARQLNIDTVIAEVLPEEKVQAVQQLQKEYGCTAFVGDGINDAPALAQADVGLAIGTGTDIAMEAADVVLMSGNLQAVPTAIGLSTATMNNIRQNLFWAFIYNAALIPVAAGALYPFFGILLSPILAAAAMALSSVFVVSNALRLKGYQPTWMKQMEG